A single Mustelus asterias chromosome 4, sMusAst1.hap1.1, whole genome shotgun sequence DNA region contains:
- the LOC144493093 gene encoding histamine H2 receptor: protein MSLSTRELTGTNLSLVELVSETGSTIGANVSGVGLSRPVQEAGDMLKLWIIGVLCALIILGNVAVLLVISSPVSGWSQNSRLVLISLTGADAALALVVIPLNLYGSAVPRLREQRDSSFCHMVVFLDASILTSSIYSLATISIERYIAVFFPLRYSTLMTQRRIKALIALVWLLPPILSFPLSIPRGIVRVYFSRASLICNLDFSSNVAYSLTLTAFIFFPCSLIMTFANFRLWFVARSQKNRFKVSRANRRHDAASRILVPVVIVYYICWSPCVCNMIYQALTQQGAPDWLEFVALWLPCGNGFFNCIVYFWLNRSFRKKFQEMGQRLCWSKCFVAQDGSISQVPDGKVIIKVWKHSCDTAARACSISLSTCNLVSSSSETILSNT from the exons ATGTCCCTTAGCACCAGAGAGCTAACGGGAACCAATCTCTCCCTGGTGGAGCTGGTATCAGAGACTGGGAGCACGATTGGAGCCAATGTAAGCGGCGTTGGGCTGAGCAGACCTGTGCAGGAGGCTGGTGACATGTTAAAGCTGTGGATCATTGGGGTTCTGTGCGCTCTGATCATCCTGGGGAATGTGGCAGTGTTGCTGGTCATCTCCTCCCCGGTGTCTGGCTGGTCCCAGAACAGCCGCCTTGTGCTGATCTCTCTGACCGGGGCTGATGCTGCCCTGGCTCTGGTAGTCATCCCCCTGAACCTGTACGGCAGCGCCGTGCCGCGGCTGCGGGAGCAGCGGGACTCGTCCTTCTGCCACATGGTGGTGTTCCTGGACGCCAGCATCCTCACCTCTTCCATCTACTCCCTGGCCACCATCAGCATCGAGCGCTACATTGCTGTCTTCTTCCCCCTGCGGTACAGCACTCTGATGACCCAGCGCAGGATCAAAGCCCTCATCGCCCTGGTCTGGCTCTTACCCCCCATCCtctccttcccactgtccatcccCCGCGGCATTGTCAGAGTGTACTTCTCCAGAGCCTCTCTGATCTGTAACCTGGATTTCTCCAGCAATGTCGCCTATTCCCTCACGCTGACCGCTTTCATCTTCTTCCCCTGCTCACTCATCATGACTTTCGCTAATTTCCGCCTCTGGTTTGTGGCCAGGAGTCAGAAGAATCGATTTAAAGTGTCGAGGGCGAACAGGAGGCACGATGCAGCTTCCAGAATATTAGTGCCTGTGGTTATAGTCTATTATATCTGCTGGAGTCCCTGTGTCTGCAACATGATCTATCAGG ctcTGACACAGCAGGGAGCACCAGATTGGTTAGAATTCGTGGCTCTATGGTTACCTTGTGGAAATGGCTTCTTCAACTGCATTGTTTACTTCTGGTTAAACAGGAGTTTCAGAAAGAAGTTTCAGGAAATGGGACAACGCCTCTGCTGGTCCAAGTGTTTTGTTGCCCAAGATGGTTCAATTTCACAAGTCCCTGATGGAAAAGTCATCATCAAGGTTTGGAAACACTCTTGTGATACAGCAGCAAGAGCTTGCAGCATCTCCTTGTCCACTTGTAATCTGGTGTCCTCCAGCAGTGAAACCATTTTATCCAATACATAG
- the sult5a1 gene encoding sulfotransferase family 5A, member 1 has translation MANLDVTLHYSGINFPGHLHSEQSMRFAEEFKFHETDTLIVTYPKSGTTWMQEILTLIYSDGNQTPAKTIPNWIRTPWIEHYYCEDILQDKLDHRIITTHLPYHMLSKSLKQSNAKVIYIARNPMDIIVSFYHFHKIANFLPEPGTFEEFLENFLLGEVHFGSWFEHIKDWLSHREEFNFLFITYEELKKDLQYSVKKICNFLERPLLPETIDTIVQHCNFTNMKDNQMTNYTLVPNEIMDHRRGKFMRKGTVGDWKEHFTDEQKQRFEKMFQDKMSDCNIQFTWTL, from the exons ATGGCTAATCTGGATGTGACTTTGCACTACTCAGGCATTAACTTCCCAGGACATCTGCACTCAGAGCAGTCTATGCGATTTGCTGAGGAGTTCAAGTTTCATGAAACTGACACACTGATCGTTACCTACCCCAAATCAG GTACAACATGGATGCAGGAGATTCTCACACTTATTTACAGTGATGGAAACCAGACACCAGCTAAAACCATCCCAAACTGGATTCGAACTCCATGGATTGAACATTACTATTGTGAAGATATTCTGCAGGACAAATTAGACCATCGAATCATCACCACGCACCTTCCCTATCACATGCTCTCCAAATCTCTCAAACAATCTAACGCAAAG GTGATTTACATTGCAAGAAATCCAATGGATATAATTGTTTCATTTTATCACTTCCACAAAATAGCAAACTTCCTTCCAGAGCCTGGAACTTTTGAGGAATTTCTGGAGAATTTTTTACTTGGAGAAG TGCATTTTGGATCATGGTTTGAACACATAAAAGACTGGCTAAGCCACAGAGAAGAATTCAACTTCTTGTTCATAACCTATGAGGAACTGAAGAAG GATCTTCAATATTCTGTCAAAAAAATCTGCAACTTTTTGGAACGTCCTCTTTTACCAGAGACCATAGACACAATCGTGCAGCATTGCAATTTCACAAACATGAAGGATAATCAGATGACCAACTATACTCTCGTTCCCAATGAAATTATGGATCACCGAAGAGGAAaattcatgaggaaag GTACAGTTGGAGACTGGAAGGAACATTTCACAGATGAACAGAAGCAACGCTTTGAGAAGATGTTCCAGGACAAAATGAGTGATTGCAACATTCAGTTTACCTGGACTTTATAA